From Verrucomicrobiia bacterium, a single genomic window includes:
- a CDS encoding DUF3048 domain-containing protein yields the protein MEPEQEVQPLIVPPVATTPVKKTFAQHLKNPKVIAGIVAGLVVIAALTSVALAYRKQAGKSTGCEGNSCNTNEAIVSATPTPTPSATPTPVARKLDGAMVEPGQENIRPLGIMIENHPEARPQAGLAEADWVYEAIAEGGITRFLALYADANTKDVRVGPVRSVRTYYLDYAREYNAFLAHVGGNSDALASIQANGGITDLDQFAIGEPTFKRDFSRNVSTEHTMFSSTGKLWDHITSKKYEQAGGYEPLLFTDEAPEASRGAAQNVSIDFSSASFGVKWAFDPKTNTYARAMAGLAHKDADTGEVITTKNIVLQTVQSVQVTSSGGKVVGKFTLTGSGKVIVLNNGIATVGTWKRSGNERTRYYNADGSEMKLVRGNTWVEVVHPDTVISY from the coding sequence ATGGAACCAGAGCAAGAAGTACAGCCGCTCATTGTGCCACCAGTGGCTACCACCCCTGTCAAAAAGACATTTGCCCAACACCTTAAGAATCCCAAGGTAATCGCGGGCATCGTTGCTGGGCTTGTAGTGATTGCCGCCCTGACCAGCGTGGCGCTGGCGTACCGCAAACAAGCCGGCAAGTCCACCGGCTGTGAGGGGAACAGCTGCAATACGAACGAGGCGATTGTCTCTGCCACACCTACGCCCACACCGTCTGCCACACCTACGCCCGTTGCCCGGAAATTAGATGGCGCGATGGTTGAGCCGGGTCAGGAGAATATCCGCCCACTCGGCATTATGATTGAGAATCACCCAGAAGCCCGACCGCAAGCCGGTCTCGCAGAAGCAGACTGGGTATACGAAGCCATTGCCGAGGGCGGCATTACCCGCTTCCTTGCCCTTTATGCCGATGCCAATACAAAGGATGTCCGCGTTGGGCCCGTACGGAGTGTCCGCACCTATTACCTGGACTACGCACGCGAATACAACGCCTTCCTGGCCCATGTGGGCGGGAACAGCGACGCCCTGGCCAGCATTCAAGCCAATGGCGGAATCACGGACCTGGACCAGTTTGCCATTGGCGAACCCACTTTCAAGCGTGATTTCAGCCGGAATGTAAGTACGGAACATACCATGTTCAGCTCTACAGGGAAGCTATGGGACCACATCACTAGCAAAAAGTATGAGCAAGCTGGCGGGTATGAGCCACTTCTCTTTACTGATGAGGCACCTGAGGCAAGCAGGGGAGCAGCCCAGAATGTTTCCATCGATTTCTCTTCCGCCTCCTTTGGTGTGAAATGGGCGTTTGACCCTAAAACCAATACCTACGCGCGTGCCATGGCAGGCCTAGCTCACAAGGACGCCGACACAGGAGAGGTGATTACCACCAAGAATATCGTCCTGCAGACCGTTCAGAGCGTACAGGTGACCAGTAGCGGGGGTAAGGTGGTAGGCAAGTTCACCCTTACTGGATCTGGCAAGGTTATTGTGCTCAATAACGGTATCGCCACCGTAGGAACATGGAAGCGCTCAGGGAATGAGCGAACCCGGTACTACAATGCCGATGGTTCAGAAATGAAGCTGGTGCGTGGCAATACCTGGGTTGAGGTAGTCCACCCCGATACTGTAATAAGCTATTAG
- a CDS encoding LytR C-terminal domain-containing protein, translating to MKKKLDSLSAGGAAKPAAAAEVKEEVKAEKTETPPTPAEAPKEATPAEAPAPAAEPTPTAETPPTDPAPAEEPAADSFDALFPEPHAAIGKPPSWLWWVILLVVSIVLGVIGYSLAQKNLHEWLSLEATPTPTASATPTPTPEATPTPEATPTPTASATPEATVVVPANVTLRVLNGTTVAGAAGKAKTTLEAASFKVRTTGNAKNQNYASTMVYYAAGRKAEAEAVQAALSGYSTTLEESTLADPDMVLVVIGLK from the coding sequence ATGAAGAAGAAGCTTGATAGCTTATCAGCCGGTGGGGCAGCCAAGCCCGCAGCCGCAGCAGAAGTAAAAGAAGAGGTTAAGGCCGAAAAGACGGAGACTCCTCCTACCCCTGCTGAGGCACCAAAAGAAGCTACTCCTGCAGAAGCACCCGCTCCCGCAGCTGAACCCACCCCTACAGCAGAGACACCCCCTACGGATCCTGCCCCTGCCGAAGAACCTGCAGCCGATAGCTTTGATGCGCTCTTCCCTGAACCACACGCAGCAATTGGCAAGCCGCCTTCCTGGCTGTGGTGGGTCATCCTTCTTGTGGTCAGCATCGTCCTAGGGGTGATTGGCTACTCCCTCGCACAGAAAAACCTCCACGAATGGCTTTCCCTAGAAGCAACCCCAACACCTACCGCTTCGGCTACGCCAACTCCAACCCCTGAGGCAACTCCAACCCCAGAAGCCACCCCAACACCTACCGCCTCAGCCACGCCAGAAGCAACGGTGGTTGTTCCGGCAAACGTTACGCTCCGCGTACTGAACGGCACAACCGTGGCGGGCGCTGCAGGGAAAGCTAAGACAACCCTGGAAGCCGCCTCCTTTAAGGTACGGACGACGGGCAACGCAAAGAATCAAAACTACGCCAGCACCATGGTCTACTACGCAGCGGGACGCAAAGCAGAGGCGGAGGCCGTGCAAGCTGCCCTCAGCGGGTACTCCACCACCCTTGAAGAGTCTACCTTGGCAGACCCCGATATGGTCCTCGTAGTCATCGGCCTTAAGTAA
- a CDS encoding glycosyl hydrolase family 18 protein has protein sequence MRDIIVRSHTHSATTGSRVIPHATPPTLLERAFRRINEWGGKLDEQQLPVTGPVLTALPITRKVHTKKRNPYPQKVVRRTTRGVQSAAHTARDELRKPGKKTAIIHTAALGAVFALMLSNTPWNRPSSPADTNTTSTARRYLPAIASDDRLNPLDAGKALAESGQSVRLYGWITPWNVSNPSDNIFNSTSAFWLTVGEDGMSMTPKASWSQWQSYKATYPSSETYLTVSGDPDHTYKALSDLDVQSTHILNLLTAVKEQGFTGIDINYESLGSENRDLFTGFIRNLTTVFHQEKLKVAVTLEARIANQVPMDWRSVGLIADEVRIMAYDYHGKSTGEPGPIAPLSWVAEVAAYAADTIDPKKLVIGLGNYGYDWSAPLTDADNWEGTGISYEQAITLSTEKEAPVIRQTGIDERGYDIGTIPVFTYTDTQGRLHQVWFEDATSIQEKLNAAAAYQLKGIMFWSVGAGDLALWQSRS, from the coding sequence ATGCGCGATATCATTGTGCGGTCACATACGCACTCCGCGACGACAGGATCGCGAGTTATTCCTCATGCCACACCACCCACTCTTTTAGAGCGGGCATTTCGACGTATTAACGAGTGGGGAGGGAAGCTTGATGAGCAGCAACTCCCAGTAACAGGGCCAGTACTTACGGCACTGCCCATTACCCGTAAGGTACACACCAAGAAACGGAACCCGTATCCCCAGAAGGTTGTCCGCCGGACCACCCGGGGCGTCCAAAGCGCGGCACATACCGCACGTGACGAGCTGCGCAAACCTGGCAAAAAGACCGCCATCATCCATACCGCAGCCCTAGGTGCCGTTTTTGCCCTCATGCTCTCCAATACCCCGTGGAACCGCCCTTCTTCTCCCGCGGATACCAATACCACCTCGACTGCCCGTCGCTACCTACCTGCCATTGCCAGTGATGACCGGCTCAACCCCCTTGATGCCGGGAAAGCCTTGGCCGAATCTGGGCAATCCGTCCGCCTCTATGGCTGGATCACCCCGTGGAATGTCAGCAACCCGTCCGATAACATCTTCAATTCCACCTCTGCCTTTTGGCTGACGGTAGGGGAGGATGGCATGTCCATGACCCCTAAGGCCAGCTGGTCCCAGTGGCAGTCTTACAAGGCTACGTATCCTTCTTCTGAAACCTACCTTACGGTAAGCGGAGACCCTGACCATACATACAAGGCACTCTCCGACCTGGATGTGCAAAGCACCCATATTCTCAACCTCCTCACCGCCGTGAAGGAGCAGGGCTTTACGGGTATTGATATCAACTACGAATCGCTCGGCAGCGAGAACCGCGACCTCTTCACCGGGTTCATCCGCAACCTCACCACCGTATTCCACCAAGAGAAGCTGAAGGTAGCCGTTACCCTTGAGGCCCGTATCGCCAACCAAGTACCTATGGACTGGCGGTCTGTTGGCCTTATTGCCGATGAAGTCCGCATTATGGCGTATGACTACCACGGCAAGTCCACCGGTGAGCCAGGCCCCATTGCCCCACTCTCTTGGGTGGCGGAAGTGGCTGCCTATGCTGCGGATACCATCGACCCCAAGAAGCTTGTTATTGGCCTGGGAAATTACGGGTATGACTGGAGCGCACCCCTCACTGACGCTGACAACTGGGAGGGAACAGGTATAAGCTATGAACAGGCGATTACACTCAGTACTGAAAAGGAGGCCCCTGTAATTCGTCAGACCGGCATCGATGAGCGCGGCTACGATATAGGCACCATCCCGGTGTTTACCTATACCGATACACAAGGCCGCCTTCACCAAGTCTGGTTTGAAGACGCAACCTCCATTCAAGAGAAGCTCAATGCTGCAGCCGCCTACCAACTCAAAGGAATTATGTTTTGGTCAGTAGGGGCAGGCGATCTTGCGCTCTGGCAATCACGTTCATAA
- the lexA gene encoding transcriptional repressor LexA, whose product MEPLTKRQAEILAFITDYIAEHNYAPSYREIGHYFDLSSTATIAEHVESLKQKGYLSHEENLARSIQVNKLAEAAEGFFAIPLMGAIAAGRPIEAIATNETIDIPRDMMGNNIYALRVKGESMIEDGILSGDYVIIEQGKSVKNGDIVVALIDRENVTLKRFYKEKDRVRLQPANSTMNPIFVRKVEIQGKVKGLIRKFA is encoded by the coding sequence ATGGAGCCACTGACCAAGCGCCAGGCGGAAATCCTGGCCTTCATTACCGATTACATTGCTGAACATAACTACGCTCCCAGCTACCGGGAGATTGGCCATTACTTTGACCTCTCTTCCACCGCAACCATTGCGGAGCACGTAGAATCACTCAAGCAAAAGGGCTACCTCTCGCACGAGGAGAACCTTGCCCGTTCCATTCAAGTGAACAAACTTGCGGAAGCTGCCGAAGGGTTCTTCGCCATCCCGCTCATGGGCGCTATTGCCGCAGGCCGGCCAATTGAGGCCATTGCCACCAATGAAACCATCGATATCCCTCGAGATATGATGGGTAATAACATTTACGCCCTCCGCGTAAAAGGCGAGTCCATGATTGAAGACGGCATTCTAAGTGGAGACTACGTCATTATCGAACAAGGCAAGTCCGTCAAAAACGGTGACATCGTTGTGGCGCTCATTGACCGGGAGAACGTGACCCTCAAGCGCTTCTATAAGGAAAAGGACCGCGTACGGCTTCAGCCTGCCAACTCCACCATGAACCCTATCTTTGTCCGGAAAGTAGAGATCCAAGGCAAGGTAAAGGGACTTATCCGCAAGTTTGCCTAG
- the rlmD gene encoding 23S rRNA (uracil(1939)-C(5))-methyltransferase RlmD yields the protein MPDIVRPAPDITPVCPYFYQCGGCDSQDISYPKQLAAKEQRLRSLFGASVPEAAWQPIVGSPEEYPLYFRNKIRFAFVREGDVVRPSRHQKGSEEGDIPVDRCFLLSPVGDLIMNLTARAATDFGWTLYNPATRSGWLKHLLIREGKATGEILVSLVTDEGKMDGLTAWADSLRESVPAVVSIFHSRSWGATNTRFEDDLLWGELGITDKIGNFTCFVSPHAFFQPNGSMVTALYQTIEKHAGLQGSEHVWDLYAGSATIGMFLSGNASKVTCIESNEANCADANWNLQKNNVTNVTVHTGAVEDVVTSAFCQSTGLPDVVILDPPRAGLHERFRRLLPNLGPKKVVYTSCNPTTCYRDIQDLGRAGYRVTQATGVDMFPHTWHCELVLTLER from the coding sequence ATGCCTGACATTGTACGGCCAGCACCCGATATCACTCCGGTATGCCCGTATTTCTACCAATGTGGCGGGTGTGACAGCCAGGATATCTCCTACCCAAAACAGTTGGCAGCCAAGGAGCAGCGGCTCCGCTCCCTTTTTGGTGCAAGCGTCCCTGAGGCGGCATGGCAGCCCATTGTAGGGAGCCCAGAAGAGTACCCCCTCTACTTCCGCAACAAGATCCGCTTTGCTTTTGTGCGGGAAGGGGATGTAGTCCGGCCATCCCGTCATCAGAAAGGCAGTGAAGAAGGGGATATTCCCGTAGACCGCTGTTTTCTCCTCTCTCCCGTAGGCGATCTCATTATGAATCTCACTGCGCGGGCCGCTACGGACTTTGGTTGGACCCTCTACAATCCAGCCACCAGAAGTGGGTGGCTTAAGCACCTCCTTATCCGTGAGGGAAAAGCGACGGGAGAGATACTAGTCTCCCTCGTTACTGATGAAGGCAAAATGGATGGACTCACCGCCTGGGCAGACTCGTTGCGCGAAAGCGTGCCTGCCGTGGTAAGCATTTTTCATTCCCGTAGCTGGGGCGCCACCAATACGCGCTTTGAAGATGACCTCCTCTGGGGTGAGTTGGGTATTACTGACAAAATAGGGAACTTCACCTGCTTCGTATCGCCACATGCCTTTTTTCAGCCCAATGGAAGCATGGTGACTGCGCTGTACCAGACTATTGAGAAACATGCAGGCCTTCAGGGGAGTGAGCATGTCTGGGATCTGTACGCCGGCTCTGCCACCATCGGCATGTTTTTGTCAGGCAATGCCAGTAAGGTGACTTGCATAGAATCCAACGAGGCAAACTGCGCGGATGCCAACTGGAACTTACAGAAAAACAATGTGACCAATGTGACAGTACACACAGGGGCCGTAGAGGATGTAGTAACGAGCGCCTTCTGCCAATCTACCGGCCTGCCTGATGTAGTTATCCTGGACCCTCCCCGGGCAGGCTTGCACGAGCGGTTCCGCAGGCTTTTGCCCAACTTAGGGCCTAAGAAGGTTGTCTACACCTCCTGCAATCCCACTACCTGCTACCGCGATATTCAGGATTTAGGGCGTGCGGGGTACCGCGTCACACAAGCCACCGGCGTCGATATGTTTCCCCATACATGGCACTGTGAGCTGGTTTTGACACTGGAGCGATAG